In a single window of the Coleofasciculaceae cyanobacterium genome:
- a CDS encoding lecithin retinol acyltransferase family protein has translation MAKGDCIYVYRNLGQLQALYKHYGIDCGDGTVIHYRKPSEIIEQTSYAQFARGNRVYLAEYSDGFGYIPDVVVERAKSRVGENDYNLLFNNCEHFTSWCKTGIKDSKQVRNYLPVISKLDISQLYEPIKQAVKSRNNNTSEQLTAEALIDIKSVWNQVQPKYQQAIAEVQIWSKVAKKALQQNREDLARAAIAKKLNYEQQASKLELELSELAELTENIVRSQQELKLNS, from the coding sequence ATGGCGAAAGGCGATTGTATCTACGTATATCGAAATTTAGGGCAGTTGCAGGCACTGTATAAACATTATGGTATCGATTGCGGTGATGGTACTGTAATTCATTATCGTAAGCCTAGCGAAATTATCGAACAAACTTCTTATGCACAATTTGCTCGAGGCAATCGAGTATATCTGGCTGAATATAGCGATGGATTTGGCTACATTCCTGATGTGGTAGTAGAAAGAGCCAAAAGCCGAGTCGGAGAAAATGATTATAATTTGTTATTTAATAACTGTGAACATTTTACTAGCTGGTGTAAAACAGGGATTAAAGATAGTAAGCAAGTTAGAAACTATTTACCCGTTATTAGCAAGCTTGACATTTCCCAACTATATGAACCGATTAAACAAGCAGTTAAAAGTAGAAATAATAATACCTCCGAACAACTAACAGCAGAAGCCTTAATCGATATCAAGTCTGTTTGGAATCAGGTACAGCCTAAATATCAACAAGCGATCGCCGAGGTACAAATCTGGTCAAAGGTAGCTAAAAAAGCTTTACAACAAAACCGTGAAGATTTAGCTCGCGCTGCGATCGCCAAAAAATTAAACTATGAACAGCAGGCTAGTAAATTGGAACTAGAATTGAGCGAACTAGCCGAGTTGACGGAGAATATTGTTCGTAGTCAACAGGAATTAAAATTAAACAGTTAG
- a CDS encoding 4-hydroxybenzoate solanesyltransferase, which translates to MTQYPSTGEPTWQKVIRLLRWDKPAGRLILMIPALWAVFLAAEGTPPLALVGVIILGTLATSAAGCVVNDLWDKDLDPQVARTKSRPLASRALSLKIGIVIFAIALACAALLAFYLKPLSLLLCFAAVPFIVFYPLAKRVFPLPQLILSLAWGFAVLISWTAVTGEIESATWLLWGATVAWTLGFDTGYALSDREDDLKVGINSSAIFFGKYTSEAIGIFYLITVGLLAYLGLKLALGSAFWFSLLLATAGWVWQYINLRKSHLPRSMYGKVLRQNVWLGFILLTGMILGYLT; encoded by the coding sequence ATGACTCAATATCCATCGACTGGTGAACCAACTTGGCAAAAAGTAATTCGTCTTTTGCGCTGGGACAAGCCAGCAGGAAGATTAATTTTGATGATACCTGCCTTGTGGGCAGTATTTCTCGCCGCCGAGGGGACTCCTCCCCTAGCATTGGTAGGAGTAATCATTTTAGGAACTCTTGCTACTAGTGCAGCAGGTTGTGTAGTTAACGATTTGTGGGACAAAGATCTTGACCCCCAGGTAGCTCGAACCAAGTCTCGTCCTCTAGCGTCTCGCGCTCTTTCGCTCAAAATTGGAATCGTTATTTTTGCGATCGCTCTTGCCTGTGCTGCCCTACTTGCTTTTTATCTCAAACCCCTTAGCTTGTTACTTTGCTTTGCTGCTGTCCCTTTTATTGTCTTCTATCCTTTGGCTAAAAGAGTTTTTCCCCTGCCTCAGTTAATTTTGTCTCTGGCATGGGGTTTTGCCGTGTTAATTAGCTGGACGGCAGTAACAGGAGAGATTGAATCTGCAACCTGGTTACTTTGGGGTGCAACGGTAGCTTGGACACTTGGTTTTGATACGGGATATGCTTTGAGCGATCGCGAAGATGATTTGAAAGTTGGGATTAATTCTAGTGCGATCTTTTTTGGCAAATACACTTCCGAGGCGATCGGCATTTTCTACTTGATTACTGTTGGTTTGCTTGCTTACCTAGGCCTCAAATTGGCTTTAGGTTCGGCTTTTTGGTTTAGCCTATTACTGGCTACGGCTGGCTGGGTTTGGCAGTATATAAACTTACGCAAGTCTCACCTTCCGCGCTCTATGTATGGTAAGGTTTTAAGGCAAAACGTTTGGTTGGGTTTTATTTTGTTAACTGGAATGATTTTGGGTTATTTAACCTAG
- a CDS encoding TPM domain-containing protein encodes MANKFIQRSLLMLGVCLLVLATWFTSPALAVNNPELLPDEVTPVVDLANFLPTLQEESLIENLEEFEAETGWKMRVLTQYDRSPGRAVKKFWGLDEKSILLVADGRGGNLLAFSIGDDVYELLPRNFWIELQTRFGNIYYIREHGENNAIVEALESVKGCLQKNGCTVVPGLPQEQWILTLISSIVGGVILGVAVIPRNKDQVIAWQWGLIMSPLWGILFIAFGMGPVVIRTPEFLPLFRNIIGFMLGAVVAFLSPTFINTPTSDSET; translated from the coding sequence ATGGCAAATAAGTTTATACAGCGATCTCTGCTGATGTTGGGGGTTTGTTTACTAGTTTTGGCTACCTGGTTCACTTCACCAGCTTTGGCAGTCAACAACCCAGAATTATTACCCGATGAAGTAACTCCTGTAGTAGATTTAGCCAACTTTTTACCAACACTACAAGAAGAATCGCTGATCGAGAACTTAGAAGAATTTGAGGCAGAAACAGGCTGGAAAATGCGCGTATTGACTCAATACGATCGCTCTCCTGGCCGTGCGGTCAAGAAATTCTGGGGTCTTGACGAAAAGAGTATTTTGTTGGTAGCTGATGGCAGAGGGGGCAACCTGCTAGCTTTTAGTATTGGCGACGATGTTTATGAATTGTTACCACGTAATTTCTGGATTGAACTACAGACACGCTTTGGCAATATATATTACATTCGAGAACACGGTGAAAATAATGCCATTGTCGAAGCTTTAGAATCAGTCAAAGGATGTTTACAAAAAAATGGTTGTACTGTCGTACCTGGGTTACCGCAAGAGCAGTGGATTTTAACTTTAATTAGCTCGATCGTGGGAGGAGTCATTCTAGGCGTTGCCGTTATTCCTCGTAATAAAGATCAGGTGATTGCCTGGCAGTGGGGTCTAATTATGTCCCCTCTGTGGGGAATTCTCTTTATTGCTTTTGGTATGGGACCTGTAGTAATTCGTACGCCAGAATTTTTGCCTTTATTTCGTAACATTATTGGCTTTATGCTGGGCGCAGTGGTTGCTTTCTTATCCCCTACCTTTATTAATACTCCCACTTCGGATTCAGAAACTTAG
- a CDS encoding photosystem II q(b) protein — NGFNFNQSVMDSQGRVVNTWADILNRANLGFEVMHERNAHNFPLDLASGEQAPVALSAPAINA; from the coding sequence AAATGGATTTAACTTCAACCAGTCGGTAATGGACTCACAAGGACGTGTAGTCAACACTTGGGCAGACATTCTCAACAGAGCTAACCTCGGTTTTGAAGTAATGCACGAGCGTAATGCACACAACTTCCCCTTAGATTTAGCCAGTGGCGAACAAGCTCCTGTAGCTTTGAGCGCTCCTGCTATCAACGCTTAG
- a CDS encoding Ppx/GppA phosphatase family protein encodes MNQQIIAAIDIGTNSIHMVIVRIDPSLPAFTVIAKEKDTVRLGDRDLTTGKLTPEAIKRSLNTLKRCHELATSLKAEQIIAVATSATREAPNGEDFLRQIEAQLGIVVNLISGKEEARRIYLGVLSGMDFNEQPHIIIDIGGGSTELILADIHEPRFLSSTKIGAVRLFKEFVTTDPISDSELKVLRAYVRGMLERPVDEIWQNLQLNESPRTIGTSGTIETIAVIHAKDELGVVPDPLNGYEIGYKDIEKIVKKLAKMSYKERLDVSGLSEKRAEIIVPGAVILLEAMTLLKLDSITICERSLREGMIVDWMLTRGLINSRLRYQNEVKNRNVIKIAQKYHVDLNYGQRVAKFALSIFDQLQGLHSWSAAERELLWSAAILHNCGVYVSHSSHHKHSYYLIRNAELLGFTELELELIANIARYHRRNKPKKKHEPYYKLPHKDYQLMVRQLSAILRLAVALERRNKGAIASVNCQYDENNRSVDFQIQPTEIGDKCSLELWNLSYKKEAFEEEFGVELVATISQKLPVASLNT; translated from the coding sequence ATGAACCAACAGATTATTGCAGCGATCGATATCGGCACTAACTCAATTCACATGGTAATTGTGCGAATAGATCCTTCACTCCCTGCCTTTACCGTAATTGCTAAAGAAAAAGATACGGTTCGTTTAGGCGATCGCGATTTGACAACAGGAAAACTAACCCCAGAAGCGATTAAGCGTTCCCTTAATACCTTAAAACGATGTCACGAACTAGCAACTAGTCTTAAAGCCGAACAAATAATTGCCGTTGCCACAAGTGCGACAAGGGAAGCCCCCAACGGAGAAGACTTTTTACGTCAGATTGAAGCACAATTAGGCATAGTAGTTAATCTTATTTCAGGAAAAGAAGAAGCTCGACGGATTTATTTGGGTGTGTTGTCGGGCATGGACTTTAACGAACAACCCCATATCATTATTGATATTGGTGGTGGCTCAACCGAGCTAATATTAGCCGATATTCATGAACCTCGCTTTTTGAGCAGCACTAAAATTGGTGCGGTTCGTTTATTCAAAGAATTTGTGACCACAGATCCGATTAGTGACAGTGAACTAAAAGTACTGAGAGCATATGTTAGGGGAATGCTAGAGCGTCCTGTCGATGAGATTTGGCAAAATTTACAGCTCAACGAATCTCCTCGCACGATTGGTACTTCTGGCACGATTGAGACGATCGCTGTAATTCACGCTAAAGATGAATTAGGTGTCGTTCCCGATCCTCTCAATGGCTATGAAATTGGCTATAAAGACATCGAAAAAATCGTTAAGAAGCTAGCGAAAATGAGCTACAAAGAACGACTCGATGTGTCGGGTCTATCTGAAAAACGAGCCGAAATTATCGTACCAGGAGCAGTTATTCTGCTCGAAGCAATGACTCTGCTTAAATTAGATTCGATTACCATTTGTGAGCGATCGCTGCGAGAAGGCATGATTGTTGATTGGATGTTGACTCGCGGTTTGATTAATAGTCGATTACGTTACCAAAACGAGGTCAAAAATCGCAACGTAATTAAAATTGCTCAAAAATATCATGTAGATTTAAATTATGGTCAAAGGGTAGCTAAGTTTGCCCTGAGCATTTTCGATCAGCTACAGGGATTGCACTCTTGGAGTGCGGCAGAAAGAGAACTATTATGGTCCGCCGCGATTTTACACAACTGTGGAGTTTATGTCAGTCATTCTTCCCATCACAAGCATTCATACTATTTAATTCGCAATGCCGAACTACTTGGGTTTACCGAACTAGAATTAGAATTAATTGCTAATATTGCCCGCTATCACCGCAGAAACAAGCCGAAGAAAAAACACGAGCCTTATTACAAACTACCACACAAGGACTATCAGCTAATGGTGCGACAGCTAAGCGCAATTCTACGATTAGCAGTAGCTTTAGAGCGAAGAAACAAGGGGGCGATCGCTTCAGTAAATTGTCAGTACGATGAAAATAACCGTTCTGTTGATTTCCAGATCCAGCCTACGGAGATAGGTGATAAGTGTTCCCTAGAGTTGTGGAATCTCAGTTACAAAAAAGAAGCCTTTGAAGAAGAATTCGGCGTCGAATTGGTTGCAACTATCTCTCAAAAGCTGCCTGTTGCCAGTCTCAATACTTAG
- a CDS encoding photosystem II reaction center protein K translates to MEAAMILADLPEAYAMFKPLVDVLPIIPVFFLALAFVWQAAVGFK, encoded by the coding sequence ATGGAAGCTGCAATGATCTTGGCAGATTTGCCAGAAGCTTATGCTATGTTCAAACCTTTGGTAGATGTGCTACCTATTATTCCTGTATTTTTCCTTGCTTTGGCTTTTGTTTGGCAAGCAGCAGTAGGATTTAAATAA
- a CDS encoding DUF4870 domain-containing protein, whose product MQTESNLDKRKLLSALAHGSVFISALVLSIGIPIAILSVSEDIVIKDNAKEAINFHLNVWLVGGIIAIMSFFSFGLAGFVLGPIWLVLHWGFSIWAVVQCLNNPDLSFRYPFIFRVV is encoded by the coding sequence ATGCAAACAGAATCTAATTTGGACAAGCGAAAACTGCTTTCAGCTTTAGCACACGGCTCAGTTTTTATTAGCGCGCTAGTTTTATCTATAGGAATTCCGATCGCCATTCTTTCTGTTTCCGAAGATATTGTTATTAAAGATAATGCCAAGGAGGCAATTAATTTTCACTTAAATGTTTGGTTAGTTGGGGGCATTATTGCCATAATGTCATTTTTCTCTTTCGGTTTGGCTGGCTTTGTATTAGGTCCTATTTGGCTTGTTTTACACTGGGGTTTTTCAATTTGGGCAGTTGTTCAATGCCTAAATAACCCAGATCTATCTTTCCGTTATCCGTTTATTTTCCGAGTAGTTTAA
- a CDS encoding class I SAM-dependent methyltransferase produces MTEANKSRVQKLAQQSFTHNDPTGWFEELYSQANQDESAIPWANLTINSNLADWIEQHDVQGQGKTALVVGCGLGDDAEALVGLGFKVTGFDISPTAIDWCQRRFPDSQVNYLVDDLLQPSQINQRQFDFILESYTLQSLPAQVRPQAIKTISQLLAPQGTLLVICRGRDAQEPAATIPFPLTQEELTYFAELGLKQIKFEDHIYQKKSLVRYFRIEYKLEVAKN; encoded by the coding sequence ATGACTGAAGCAAATAAAAGTAGAGTCCAAAAACTTGCTCAACAATCATTTACGCATAACGACCCTACAGGGTGGTTTGAAGAGTTATATAGTCAGGCTAACCAAGACGAGTCGGCTATTCCTTGGGCAAACTTGACGATTAATTCTAATTTAGCTGATTGGATTGAGCAACATGACGTTCAAGGACAGGGAAAAACTGCTCTAGTTGTGGGGTGTGGTTTGGGTGATGATGCTGAAGCTTTAGTAGGGTTGGGTTTTAAAGTAACTGGATTTGATATTTCACCAACGGCAATTGATTGGTGTCAAAGACGCTTTCCCGATTCTCAGGTAAATTACTTAGTTGACGATCTATTGCAGCCGAGTCAGATAAACCAACGCCAGTTCGATTTTATTCTCGAATCCTATACTCTTCAGTCTTTACCTGCTCAAGTTAGACCCCAGGCAATAAAAACGATTAGCCAACTTCTTGCTCCTCAAGGAACATTACTGGTTATCTGTCGTGGAAGAGATGCTCAAGAGCCAGCAGCTACTATACCTTTTCCTCTGACACAGGAAGAATTAACTTATTTTGCAGAATTGGGTTTAAAACAGATCAAGTTTGAAGATCACATTTACCAAAAGAAAAGCTTAGTTAGATACTTTCGCATTGAATACAAATTAGAAGTCGCTAAAAATTAA
- a CDS encoding GntR family transcriptional regulator encodes MLNFQIQSDSDVPASKQLFAQIQFAIASGQYPPAHRLPSTRQLAMITGLHRNTISKVYQQLEESGLVESIAGSGIYVKLHERENTIKSDSPVAASVNAIKESIDRVLKLGCTIEQVKELFIEEIDWRISCSERVVVTVPQRDIGAGEMIQQELQDSLSIEIELIELEKLPQILAEINFGTLVTNHYFIQEVLAIVPPNSFRVIPIDMYDFNKELQIVKALPSQACLGIVSLSEGTLSVASSIVNSLRGDDLLVLTSSLSDRDRLRAVIRAAHTIITGYTSYDLVKAEIMAMREDLIRIPDVISTDSYIGEKSINLLKRELGIRNTQ; translated from the coding sequence ATGCTGAACTTCCAAATCCAGTCAGATAGCGACGTGCCAGCCTCTAAGCAACTGTTTGCTCAGATCCAATTTGCGATCGCTTCAGGACAGTATCCTCCTGCTCATCGTTTACCCAGCACCAGGCAATTAGCCATGATTACAGGGCTGCACCGCAACACCATTAGCAAAGTATATCAACAGTTAGAAGAAAGCGGACTAGTAGAATCGATCGCCGGGTCGGGTATTTATGTAAAACTTCACGAACGAGAAAATACGATTAAATCGGACTCTCCTGTGGCTGCTTCCGTCAACGCCATTAAAGAAAGTATCGACCGGGTTTTAAAGTTGGGCTGCACTATAGAACAAGTCAAAGAACTATTCATTGAAGAGATAGACTGGCGCATCAGCTGTAGCGAAAGAGTTGTAGTTACCGTTCCCCAAAGAGATATTGGCGCGGGCGAGATGATCCAGCAGGAATTACAAGATTCATTGTCTATTGAGATTGAATTAATTGAATTAGAAAAGCTACCCCAGATTTTGGCAGAAATTAATTTTGGGACGCTAGTAACCAATCACTATTTCATTCAAGAAGTTTTAGCAATTGTTCCACCTAACTCTTTTCGAGTAATTCCGATTGATATGTATGATTTTAATAAAGAATTGCAGATCGTTAAGGCTTTGCCTTCACAAGCTTGTTTGGGCATTGTTAGCCTCAGCGAAGGTACACTGAGCGTTGCTTCGAGTATTGTCAACAGCCTTAGAGGCGATGATTTGCTGGTGTTGACTTCTTCATTGAGCGATCGCGATCGGCTACGAGCTGTAATTCGGGCTGCTCATACGATTATTACTGGCTATACGAGTTACGATCTAGTAAAAGCGGAAATTATGGCGATGCGAGAGGATTTGATTCGGATTCCTGATGTAATTAGTACTGATAGCTATATTGGCGAGAAGTCAATCAATCTATTGAAACGAGAGTTGGGAATCAGAAATACTCAATAA
- a CDS encoding DUF2834 domain-containing protein: protein MKQKLSFGLIWLALVIYAVAASFFKTQQGNLALIVDLSVGNWSGINPIIIAIFYIMGVFPVVYAAFILFDSTEQKISPYPFFIVSIGVGAFALLPYFALRQSNTAWNGHKNWLLKILDSRLMAIISSISIVVLLVWGLTQGNWLDFVNQWQTNQFVHVMSLDFCLLCLLFPAMLGDDMKRRGINTDKWFWPVALVPLLGALIYWCLRPQLPEITVISQSTAS, encoded by the coding sequence ATGAAGCAAAAACTTTCTTTCGGTTTAATTTGGTTAGCTTTGGTAATTTACGCAGTTGCTGCTTCTTTTTTTAAAACACAACAAGGAAATTTAGCTTTAATTGTCGATCTTTCTGTTGGCAACTGGTCAGGAATTAATCCCATAATTATCGCAATTTTCTATATCATGGGCGTTTTTCCTGTGGTTTATGCTGCTTTTATTTTATTTGACAGTACCGAGCAAAAAATCTCGCCCTACCCTTTTTTTATTGTGTCGATTGGAGTTGGTGCATTTGCTTTGCTGCCATACTTCGCGTTACGTCAATCGAATACCGCCTGGAATGGACACAAAAACTGGTTGCTCAAGATTCTCGATTCACGTCTGATGGCAATTATCTCATCGATAAGCATCGTCGTGCTTTTAGTCTGGGGTTTAACTCAGGGAAACTGGTTAGATTTTGTCAATCAATGGCAAACCAATCAGTTTGTTCATGTAATGAGCCTTGATTTTTGTTTATTGTGTCTTTTATTTCCTGCCATGTTAGGAGACGATATGAAACGCCGAGGCATAAATACAGATAAATGGTTTTGGCCAGTAGCATTAGTACCTTTGTTAGGAGCTTTGATTTATTGGTGTCTTCGCCCACAATTACCAGAAATAACAGTTATCTCACAATCAACGGCTAGCTAA